A genome region from Polyangiaceae bacterium includes the following:
- the pbpC gene encoding penicillin-binding protein 1C, protein MPLPAALRAAESSAEASTVFLDRHGGMLCEVRATDGVRARPVRLAEVGDRVVAALLAAEDKRFHSHPGVDPLAVARSIGQFVWSRRVVSGGSTLTQQLARNLVPRPRSVVGKLREMALALRIEASLSKDRILEEYLNRISFGPAIRGVEASSRYYFDKPTRDLSLAEAAALASMPRGPTLYDPRRGTARLLRRRDRVLQRMLDAGFATPDDVDRALAEPLAISPRGAGQGIPHLRRAILSAGILSPWGPLSGRASTVTTTIDRGLQREVEILAVQTIERLAPRNVSAASVVVLDNATAEVLSYVGSPNIDDEVRLGHNDGVLARRQPGSALKPFVYGLGMEMLGFSAASVVPDVDVSFPEPEGDYHPHNYDGRFHGPVRVREALANSFNVPAVNVTARIGPEKLLKKLHDVGFSSLDRSAREYGLALALGDGEVRLLELAAAYATLARGGVYMPVRAVRNAKSKNGDTLAAGETEPHRVFDERTVFVLTDILSDRHARLSSFGEDNVLEFDFPVAAKTGTSKGFRDNVTVGFSSRITVAVWVGNFDGSPMSGVSGISGAGPLFHDVMLAASRVFPGESFKRPEGLVDVQVCPLSGGRPTTDCPHQRTEVVPRGMQLSPCDMHERVRIDKRNGLRAGPACADAFVEARVFERYAPLYSAWAEGAKRPLVPVGSSPFCPDDSRVVATDRIRIAYPPDGSRFILDSSLASREAIHVRADVPRSAHSVRIFIDGRPHSVTAPRWSHSVPLVRGRHEVYVEADGQRSDVVVYEVE, encoded by the coding sequence ATGCCGCTTCCTGCAGCGTTGCGAGCGGCTGAATCATCAGCCGAGGCATCGACGGTCTTTCTCGATCGGCACGGTGGAATGCTGTGCGAAGTGCGCGCGACGGACGGTGTACGAGCCCGTCCGGTGCGCCTTGCTGAAGTGGGTGACCGAGTCGTCGCGGCGCTGCTCGCGGCCGAGGACAAACGTTTCCACTCTCATCCAGGCGTGGATCCGCTCGCGGTAGCGCGATCTATCGGCCAGTTCGTGTGGTCGCGTCGTGTGGTGTCCGGTGGATCGACGCTTACGCAACAGCTCGCGAGAAACCTCGTCCCGCGTCCGCGTTCGGTCGTTGGAAAATTGCGAGAAATGGCGCTCGCTTTGCGGATCGAAGCGTCGCTGTCGAAGGATCGAATTCTCGAGGAATATCTCAATCGAATTTCATTCGGCCCGGCGATTCGCGGTGTGGAAGCTTCGAGTCGGTACTATTTCGACAAACCAACGCGCGATCTTTCATTGGCCGAAGCAGCAGCGCTCGCGAGCATGCCGCGTGGCCCGACGCTGTACGATCCGCGCCGCGGGACGGCTCGGCTTCTGCGCCGGCGTGATCGCGTGCTGCAGAGGATGCTCGACGCGGGCTTTGCCACGCCGGACGATGTCGATCGCGCGCTCGCGGAGCCGCTCGCGATCTCACCTCGGGGTGCGGGGCAGGGGATTCCGCACCTGCGCAGGGCGATTCTGTCAGCAGGCATCTTGTCGCCCTGGGGACCGCTCTCGGGCCGAGCTTCGACGGTGACGACGACGATCGATCGAGGTTTGCAGCGCGAGGTGGAAATCCTTGCAGTTCAAACGATTGAGCGACTCGCGCCGCGCAACGTGTCGGCCGCGTCGGTCGTGGTGCTCGATAACGCGACCGCGGAAGTGCTCTCCTATGTTGGATCCCCGAACATCGACGACGAAGTGCGGCTTGGGCACAACGATGGAGTCCTTGCGCGCCGTCAGCCGGGGTCGGCGTTGAAGCCTTTCGTGTATGGGCTCGGAATGGAGATGCTTGGGTTTTCGGCGGCCAGTGTCGTGCCGGATGTGGACGTATCGTTTCCCGAGCCCGAGGGCGATTATCATCCGCACAATTACGACGGGCGATTTCACGGACCCGTGCGCGTGCGCGAGGCGTTGGCGAATTCGTTCAATGTTCCTGCGGTGAATGTAACGGCGCGAATTGGCCCCGAAAAACTATTGAAAAAACTTCACGATGTGGGGTTTTCTTCGCTGGATCGGTCGGCGCGTGAATACGGATTGGCGCTTGCGCTCGGTGATGGTGAGGTGCGCCTGCTGGAGCTTGCGGCCGCGTATGCAACGCTCGCGCGGGGCGGCGTGTACATGCCTGTTCGTGCCGTGCGCAATGCAAAATCGAAGAATGGCGACACGCTCGCCGCTGGCGAGACAGAACCCCATCGCGTCTTCGATGAACGCACGGTATTTGTCTTGACGGACATTTTGAGCGATCGACATGCGCGTTTATCGAGTTTCGGCGAGGACAACGTGCTCGAATTCGATTTTCCCGTTGCGGCGAAGACCGGCACGTCGAAAGGATTTCGCGACAATGTCACGGTGGGTTTTTCCTCGCGAATAACTGTTGCCGTGTGGGTCGGTAATTTCGACGGATCGCCGATGAGCGGCGTGAGCGGTATTTCCGGGGCTGGACCGCTTTTTCACGATGTCATGCTCGCCGCTTCGAGGGTTTTTCCTGGCGAGTCATTCAAGCGACCAGAAGGACTCGTCGATGTGCAGGTGTGTCCTCTTTCGGGCGGCCGTCCGACGACGGATTGCCCGCATCAGCGAACCGAGGTCGTGCCGCGTGGAATGCAGCTTTCGCCGTGCGACATGCACGAGCGCGTACGCATCGACAAACGCAATGGTTTGCGTGCAGGACCCGCATGTGCGGACGCATTCGTAGAGGCGCGCGTGTTCGAGCGATATGCGCCGCTGTATTCGGCATGGGCCGAAGGAGCAAAGCGTCCGCTCGTCCCGGTCGGCTCATCGCCGTTTTGCCCGGACGATTCTCGAGTCGTCGCTACGGATCGGATACGCATTGCATATCCACCGGACGGGTCACGGTTTATTCTGGATTCATCATTGGCCTCGCGCGAAGCCATTCATGTGCGAGCGGATGTTCCGCGATCGGCGCACAGCGTGCGCATTTTCATCGATGGACGCCCGCATTCCGTAACGGCTCCGCGGTGGAGCCATTCCGTGCCGCTCGTGCGTGGCAGGCATGAA
- a CDS encoding Ig-like domain-containing protein encodes MPVRFRLPGRRVSFLAISALALGFACLPGNRPPDVAPRGTLAPGAGEGSAAPDSGAFAVVFASPRGQTVDPSEISIVWNRPMRPLELAGAESPAPVKMTPAVPGRWSWVGTSAVTFVPEKHLPRATSFVVEVPAGTKALDGSVLEKPFTFRFSTVRPAVTSIEPYEGTDDLRPDAKFTLRINQPVGLRELEKAITLTAGESKVGVNVSKPDAGNDQLFDIRPRSPLPLGAAITLEVKDLQGQEGSLRSEKAQQYSFSTYGPLAVKEVSCDYGTPHRQCAPDGGVSVTFTTRVKMGDLKRVLKFEPNIKVAFPSWMDDDDAVRGTTVYGAFPAGKKLKLSIAGSLKDEHGQTLGADVRRDLAFDDLWPKADIGLRGSVFESVARREIPIDAVNANDLELVVAPLTASDAIALQDDKYDPGHFPRFERIASLPKAKITKLPPNAAKNATSRFSVKLDDVLGGKDVRGTVALGIRYTGWPGSDHARALTSTAVAKVTDLAISGKLSTRGSLLWISRLSNAEPLAGAEVTIERPDNAPVGPFRTDASGFVTLPSNVFTPNMSGTERGVVVVRHGNDWTYKHLEDTLDGWRFDARVDTSEDRPFGLVFTDRGIYRPGDTVHIKGIFRKEGNPGTVTPAGVPVEVKVENPEGEEIETRTETLSPFGTASMDVVVPRTGRLGTYSIRAIVGEGNGSYGDVIGDFEVAEYRPAEFAVSVESDKPSYIRGDTARWMARGDYLYGAPMSAADARLTVTRGEAFFRPPNTDGFSVDDSIFQADLDDASLRESTVESREAKLDAKGTATIDAKLALPGQVGAERITAEADVTDVSRQSVAGSTTAIVHPGEFYLALRSATDLFIDAGKPIDPEVFAVDPKGTRVGGVSVKLELVHRSWDVARKATTGGATHTVVEPVDKVVETCSVTTTTATKPASCKLTPATSGYHIIHATAVDPRKNPVAASEPLYVFGGAGTAGFGDSDRLAIELVPDKQSYEIGQTARVLVKSPFASAEALVTIERAGILSQKRIQLKGPMPTIDVPITEDYRPNAFVSVLLVRGRTKPVPTKPKDPDVGAPAFRMGYASLLVNPEKRRLKIALAPNKTEAKPGENVDVDIKVTDHAGKPARSEVTFYAVDEGVLSLVGYKTPDPIGVFGAARPLRVASLEMRAALARVFRPYGDLGVDKGLDGGDGASGMSVRRDFRSSATFVPNVVTDDSGRARVSFRLPDTLTTYRLMAVTAAEDDRFGFAENRVVASRPLMARPALPRFVRAGDSLEAGVIVSSKGAGRMTATVQIQATGLTLRGEASRTVDLVPGTPVEVRFPLDAPKVGTAKLAFVVRASDGGKTLEDAVEVTRDVRVPLSPEAVALYGDTTTASAEKLGDLSAIRNDVGGLEVSMSSTALVGLGGGVEQLVEYPYGCTEQLVSKLVPLLPLRDLARDFSIPLPKNTDAIIESTVAQILKNQRSDGGFGMWADSDRSNLWATTYALWGLGEAKRRNVAVPESSLDAASRAVTRWLERLDDEYMRATAPFILDVLAENGRPDAGRVNRLFESRKTLPLFAQAFLLHAMTASKADQKSIDTLVTELEGSLRLDANVARVATNLGDRYAVLMDSDTRTAALVLRAILAAKPNHPLAARLAMGLLADRKGGTWRNTQETAWSLVALAAYRSAQEKITPNFMARVFLGQTEIATHPFKSSTVDQARTTLPAERLVSAGGSALAFDVDGSGRLFYEARLRYAPKQLPNSALERGFFVQKTLRPVTPESLSAALAGPTPPTATSFVGGNLVLAEIVVVAPSPRQYVVVDDPLPAGFEPVDARLATTSAGLDVDAYSGDDGDPEDAFGEPGGYDDVATRRAFLSSRYVRELRDDRAVFFIDRMPAGMYRYRYLARATTLGSFVLPPTRAEEMYTPEVFGRTAAGTIQITANK; translated from the coding sequence ATGCCTGTGCGTTTTCGCCTCCCTGGTCGCCGCGTCTCTTTCCTCGCGATCTCCGCTTTGGCGCTCGGATTTGCCTGCTTACCAGGCAATCGTCCCCCGGATGTCGCTCCGCGCGGCACGCTGGCTCCCGGGGCGGGCGAAGGTTCTGCCGCTCCGGATTCCGGCGCATTCGCCGTCGTTTTCGCTTCGCCGCGAGGTCAAACCGTCGACCCGTCCGAAATCAGCATCGTGTGGAACCGGCCCATGCGCCCGCTGGAGCTTGCTGGCGCCGAGTCTCCGGCTCCCGTGAAGATGACGCCCGCCGTGCCGGGACGATGGTCGTGGGTCGGAACGTCGGCCGTCACGTTCGTTCCGGAAAAACACCTTCCGCGAGCGACATCGTTTGTGGTCGAAGTACCTGCGGGCACGAAGGCGCTCGATGGATCCGTATTGGAAAAACCGTTCACGTTTCGCTTTTCCACGGTGCGGCCCGCCGTCACGTCGATCGAGCCTTACGAAGGCACCGATGATCTCCGGCCGGATGCGAAATTCACTCTGCGCATCAACCAACCCGTCGGGCTCCGGGAGCTCGAGAAGGCCATCACGCTCACGGCGGGCGAAAGCAAGGTCGGCGTCAACGTCAGCAAGCCCGATGCAGGCAACGATCAACTCTTCGACATAAGGCCTCGTTCGCCGTTGCCGCTCGGCGCCGCCATCACGCTCGAAGTGAAGGATCTTCAGGGGCAAGAAGGAAGTCTGCGCTCTGAGAAGGCGCAGCAGTACTCGTTCAGCACCTACGGGCCGCTCGCCGTCAAAGAAGTGTCCTGCGACTACGGCACGCCGCACAGGCAGTGCGCACCCGATGGAGGCGTGTCCGTTACGTTCACGACCCGCGTGAAGATGGGTGATCTGAAACGGGTTTTGAAGTTCGAACCCAACATCAAGGTCGCGTTTCCCTCGTGGATGGACGACGACGACGCAGTTCGCGGTACGACGGTTTACGGAGCATTTCCTGCCGGCAAAAAGCTGAAGCTCTCGATCGCCGGATCACTCAAGGACGAACACGGACAAACCCTCGGAGCAGACGTTCGGCGCGACCTCGCCTTCGACGACCTTTGGCCCAAGGCAGACATCGGCTTGCGTGGAAGCGTCTTCGAATCGGTTGCTCGTCGTGAGATCCCGATCGATGCAGTCAACGCCAACGACCTCGAGCTCGTCGTTGCACCGCTCACGGCGTCGGATGCCATCGCGCTGCAAGACGACAAATACGATCCCGGACATTTTCCGCGGTTCGAACGCATCGCATCGTTGCCGAAAGCAAAAATTACAAAATTGCCTCCAAACGCCGCGAAAAACGCCACGTCACGCTTCTCGGTAAAACTCGACGACGTGCTCGGTGGCAAGGACGTGCGAGGCACCGTCGCGCTCGGCATTCGCTACACGGGCTGGCCCGGTTCGGATCACGCGCGAGCACTCACGTCGACGGCAGTCGCGAAAGTGACTGATCTTGCGATCAGCGGAAAACTCTCGACGCGCGGGTCGCTGCTTTGGATCAGCCGGTTGTCGAACGCCGAGCCGCTCGCAGGGGCCGAAGTGACCATCGAACGCCCTGACAACGCGCCCGTCGGCCCCTTCCGTACGGATGCATCGGGGTTTGTCACTCTGCCCTCGAATGTTTTCACCCCCAACATGTCCGGCACCGAGCGCGGCGTCGTCGTCGTTCGTCACGGCAATGATTGGACCTACAAACACCTCGAAGACACGCTCGATGGATGGCGCTTCGATGCGCGTGTCGACACGAGTGAAGATCGACCGTTCGGCTTGGTGTTCACCGATCGCGGGATCTATCGGCCCGGCGACACCGTTCACATCAAGGGCATCTTCCGCAAAGAGGGCAATCCTGGAACCGTGACGCCCGCCGGCGTTCCCGTTGAGGTCAAGGTCGAGAACCCCGAAGGCGAAGAGATCGAGACGCGCACGGAAACGCTGAGCCCCTTTGGAACAGCGTCCATGGACGTCGTCGTGCCTCGCACCGGCAGACTCGGGACGTATTCGATTCGCGCCATCGTTGGCGAAGGAAACGGCAGTTACGGCGATGTCATCGGGGACTTCGAAGTTGCCGAATATCGTCCAGCCGAGTTTGCCGTTTCGGTTGAGAGTGACAAACCCAGCTACATCCGCGGCGACACCGCGCGATGGATGGCTCGCGGCGATTATCTGTACGGCGCACCGATGTCCGCAGCCGACGCAAGGCTCACGGTGACGCGTGGCGAAGCATTCTTTCGCCCGCCGAACACGGATGGATTCAGCGTCGATGACAGCATTTTCCAAGCGGATTTGGACGACGCGTCTCTGCGCGAAAGCACCGTGGAAAGCCGCGAAGCGAAACTCGACGCGAAGGGCACCGCAACCATCGATGCAAAGCTCGCACTTCCGGGACAGGTGGGTGCGGAACGCATCACGGCCGAGGCCGATGTAACCGATGTCTCGCGTCAGTCCGTAGCAGGCAGCACGACGGCCATCGTTCATCCCGGCGAGTTTTACTTGGCGCTTCGATCGGCGACCGATCTCTTCATCGACGCGGGCAAACCCATCGATCCCGAAGTGTTTGCCGTGGATCCCAAGGGTACGCGCGTGGGTGGCGTGTCCGTGAAACTCGAGCTCGTGCATCGATCCTGGGACGTTGCACGCAAGGCCACGACGGGAGGCGCCACGCACACCGTCGTCGAGCCTGTCGACAAAGTCGTCGAGACTTGCAGCGTCACCACGACGACGGCGACCAAACCTGCATCGTGCAAGCTCACGCCGGCGACGTCCGGGTATCACATCATTCATGCAACGGCGGTGGACCCTCGGAAAAACCCCGTGGCTGCATCCGAGCCGCTGTACGTCTTCGGAGGTGCGGGCACTGCGGGTTTTGGCGATTCCGATCGCCTCGCGATCGAGCTCGTTCCTGACAAGCAAAGCTACGAGATCGGACAAACGGCACGCGTCCTCGTGAAGAGCCCGTTTGCGTCCGCAGAGGCACTCGTCACGATCGAACGAGCCGGCATCTTGTCGCAGAAGCGTATCCAGCTCAAAGGACCGATGCCCACGATCGATGTGCCGATCACCGAGGATTACCGCCCCAACGCGTTTGTCTCGGTATTGCTCGTTCGAGGACGAACGAAGCCGGTTCCTACGAAGCCGAAGGATCCTGACGTCGGTGCTCCCGCGTTCCGCATGGGGTACGCGTCGCTCTTGGTCAACCCTGAAAAACGCCGGTTGAAGATCGCGCTCGCGCCGAACAAGACCGAAGCCAAGCCAGGCGAAAACGTCGACGTCGACATCAAGGTGACCGATCACGCGGGCAAACCTGCTCGCTCTGAAGTCACGTTTTACGCGGTGGATGAAGGCGTACTGTCGCTCGTCGGGTACAAGACGCCCGATCCGATCGGCGTCTTCGGAGCTGCGCGCCCGCTTCGCGTTGCGTCGCTCGAAATGCGCGCCGCGCTTGCACGCGTGTTCCGACCGTACGGAGATCTGGGCGTCGACAAAGGCTTGGATGGTGGCGACGGCGCGTCCGGTATGTCCGTGCGTCGCGATTTCCGATCCAGCGCGACGTTCGTGCCCAACGTCGTCACCGACGATTCCGGGCGTGCCCGCGTGAGCTTCCGCTTGCCCGATACTTTGACCACGTATCGTCTCATGGCCGTGACCGCGGCCGAGGACGATCGCTTTGGCTTCGCAGAAAACCGCGTCGTCGCTAGCCGTCCGCTGATGGCGCGTCCCGCATTGCCGAGGTTTGTCCGGGCCGGTGATTCGCTCGAAGCAGGCGTCATCGTCAGCTCGAAAGGCGCCGGGCGCATGACCGCGACCGTGCAGATTCAAGCGACCGGTTTGACCTTGCGTGGTGAAGCCTCTCGCACCGTCGATCTCGTCCCCGGCACACCCGTCGAAGTTCGCTTTCCGCTCGACGCTCCAAAGGTTGGTACGGCCAAACTTGCGTTCGTCGTTCGAGCGTCGGATGGCGGGAAGACCCTCGAGGATGCCGTTGAAGTCACGCGTGACGTGCGCGTGCCACTGTCTCCCGAGGCCGTTGCGCTTTATGGCGACACGACGACGGCATCCGCAGAAAAACTCGGCGATCTGTCGGCCATTCGCAACGACGTCGGTGGCCTGGAAGTCAGCATGTCGTCAACTGCTCTCGTCGGGCTCGGAGGCGGCGTGGAGCAGCTCGTCGAGTACCCCTACGGATGCACGGAACAACTCGTCAGCAAGCTCGTGCCGCTGTTGCCGCTGCGCGACCTCGCGCGCGATTTCTCCATTCCGCTTCCGAAGAACACAGACGCGATCATCGAATCGACAGTCGCGCAGATCCTGAAGAACCAGCGTTCTGACGGAGGATTCGGCATGTGGGCCGACTCGGATAGGTCGAACCTGTGGGCGACGACGTACGCGCTGTGGGGACTCGGCGAAGCGAAACGCCGCAACGTCGCCGTTCCTGAGAGTTCGCTCGATGCAGCGTCACGTGCCGTCACGCGATGGCTCGAGAGGCTCGACGACGAATACATGCGCGCAACGGCGCCGTTCATCCTCGATGTGCTCGCGGAAAACGGGCGCCCGGATGCGGGCCGCGTGAACCGGCTGTTCGAATCGCGCAAGACGCTTCCTCTATTCGCTCAAGCGTTTTTGCTGCACGCGATGACGGCCTCCAAGGCCGATCAAAAGAGCATCGACACGCTGGTGACCGAGCTCGAAGGTTCGCTCCGACTCGATGCAAACGTGGCGCGCGTCGCGACGAACCTTGGCGATCGTTACGCCGTGCTGATGGACTCCGATACGCGAACTGCGGCGCTCGTTTTGCGTGCGATTCTTGCGGCAAAGCCGAATCATCCGCTCGCAGCGCGTTTGGCGATGGGCCTTCTGGCAGATCGCAAAGGCGGAACATGGCGCAACACGCAAGAGACTGCGTGGTCGCTCGTTGCGCTCGCTGCATACCGGAGCGCGCAGGAAAAGATCACGCCCAACTTCATGGCGCGTGTGTTCCTTGGACAAACCGAGATCGCAACGCATCCATTCAAGTCATCGACTGTAGATCAAGCGCGTACGACGCTACCTGCAGAGCGTCTCGTGTCGGCTGGTGGAAGTGCTCTTGCGTTCGACGTCGATGGTTCTGGCCGGCTCTTCTACGAAGCGCGGCTGCGATATGCGCCCAAACAATTGCCAAACTCAGCGCTCGAACGAGGCTTCTTCGTGCAGAAGACGCTTCGTCCGGTCACGCCGGAGAGTTTGTCCGCGGCGCTGGCCGGCCCGACTCCACCCACGGCTACGTCGTTTGTCGGAGGAAACCTGGTTCTTGCCGAGATCGTCGTCGTCGCTCCTTCACCTCGCCAATACGTCGTCGTGGATGATCCGCTTCCTGCCGGTTTCGAGCCTGTCGATGCACGTCTGGCCACGACGAGCGCGGGCCTCGATGTCGACGCCTACTCCGGCGATGATGGTGATCCCGAAGATGCATTCGGCGAACCCGGCGGATACGACGATGTCGCCACGCGGCGCGCATTCCTGTCGAGTCGCTACGTTCGAGAGCTGCGCGACGATCGAGCCGTCTTCTTCATCGATCGCATGCCTGCTGGCATGTATCGCTATCGCTACCTTGCGCGAGCCACGACGCTCGGATCGTTCGTCCTACCGCCCACGCGCGCCGAAGAAATGTACACGCCCGAAGTGTTTGGTCGGACCGCAGCGGGCACGATTCAAATCACTGCAAACAAGTGA
- a CDS encoding ABC transporter ATP-binding protein: protein MIEIEDLYKYYGERRAVGPLSFAIEAGEIVGLLGLNGAGKTTTLRILACDLLPSSGTVKVDGIDVVESPHEVRARIGYLPDTPPLYGDMTVRAYLHFAARLRGMSYADADKRVPEVIETTALEDVRDQLISSLSHGFKQRVGIAQAIVHKPRLLVLDEPISGLDPKQIVEIRELLRSLKGDHTILLSSHILSEISETCDRLLVIRDGQIAASGTEAELSAKLLRQKGVDVTARGDENKALDTARAVKGVVGAEIEGATETGENVFTLRIEAEGDVREAVCKALVEAGIGLLEVRRSERELESVFLELAGSPAETATTSAARKKTGKKAGKKERAAAAESKAEAKAAASETEDGSGS, encoded by the coding sequence GTGATCGAAATCGAAGACCTCTACAAATATTACGGCGAACGTCGGGCGGTCGGTCCGCTGTCGTTCGCGATCGAAGCTGGCGAAATCGTCGGCTTGCTTGGTCTCAACGGGGCAGGAAAAACCACGACGCTACGCATTCTCGCGTGCGATCTGCTCCCGTCATCGGGAACGGTGAAAGTCGATGGGATCGATGTCGTCGAAAGTCCGCATGAAGTGCGGGCACGCATCGGTTACTTACCCGACACGCCGCCGCTTTACGGCGACATGACGGTGCGCGCGTATCTGCACTTTGCAGCGCGTTTGCGCGGAATGTCGTACGCCGACGCGGATAAACGCGTCCCGGAAGTGATCGAAACGACGGCGCTCGAAGACGTGCGCGATCAGCTCATTTCATCGCTATCTCACGGCTTCAAGCAACGTGTGGGCATCGCGCAAGCCATCGTGCACAAGCCGCGTCTCTTGGTCCTGGACGAACCTATCAGTGGTTTGGATCCAAAACAAATCGTCGAAATCCGCGAACTTCTGCGGAGCCTCAAGGGCGACCACACGATCCTTCTTTCGTCCCACATTCTGTCGGAGATCAGCGAGACGTGTGATCGGTTGCTCGTCATTCGTGACGGCCAAATCGCCGCCAGCGGCACCGAGGCCGAGCTGAGTGCGAAGCTGCTTCGTCAAAAAGGCGTCGATGTGACGGCGCGCGGAGACGAAAACAAGGCGCTCGATACGGCACGCGCGGTGAAAGGCGTGGTCGGCGCGGAGATCGAGGGAGCGACGGAGACGGGGGAAAACGTCTTCACGCTGCGTATCGAAGCGGAGGGGGACGTTCGCGAGGCGGTTTGCAAGGCGCTCGTCGAAGCAGGAATCGGGCTGCTCGAGGTTCGTCGCAGCGAACGAGAGCTGGAAAGCGTGTTTCTCGAGCTGGCTGGGTCGCCGGCCGAAACGGCGACGACATCGGCTGCTCGCAAGAAAACGGGCAAAAAAGCAGGCAAGAAGGAACGTGCCGCAGCGGCTGAATCGAAGGCCGAAGCGAAGGCGGCAGCATCCGAAACAGAGGACGGGAGCGGGTCATGA
- a CDS encoding ABC transporter permease subunit — translation MKNALLVAGREMGSYTRSLLGWAIAAAALLIEGVWFSAMGLSGTRMSADVLREFFNGASGVTMIVAVLMSIPLLAGERERGTLVLLNTAPIRDVEIVIGKYLAAFAMIALITVLSVYMPLLVFVNGKVSVGHVVVGYTGILMLGSAALAIGMFTSSLSKSQVMAAILGGVVLAVMVTLWLLAKVADPPVSAFLSGLALHHQRQFPFMTGVLKLENVVYYVAVTFFFLLAATKTLEARRWR, via the coding sequence ATGAAAAATGCGCTGCTCGTCGCGGGCAGAGAAATGGGCTCGTACACGCGATCGCTCCTGGGTTGGGCGATCGCGGCAGCCGCACTGCTCATCGAAGGCGTGTGGTTCAGTGCGATGGGTTTGTCGGGGACGCGCATGTCCGCCGATGTTCTGCGGGAGTTCTTCAACGGTGCGAGCGGCGTGACGATGATCGTCGCGGTGCTCATGTCGATCCCGCTGCTCGCGGGTGAACGTGAACGCGGAACGCTCGTGCTGCTCAACACGGCCCCGATTCGCGACGTGGAAATCGTCATCGGCAAGTACCTCGCAGCATTCGCGATGATCGCGCTCATCACGGTGCTGAGCGTGTACATGCCGCTTTTGGTGTTCGTGAACGGCAAGGTGAGCGTCGGGCACGTCGTCGTTGGTTACACGGGCATCTTGATGCTCGGTTCGGCCGCGCTTGCGATTGGCATGTTCACGTCGTCGCTGTCGAAAAGCCAAGTGATGGCGGCGATCCTCGGCGGCGTGGTGCTCGCAGTGATGGTGACCTTGTGGCTGCTCGCCAAGGTCGCCGATCCCCCGGTGAGTGCATTTCTGTCGGGACTGGCGCTGCATCATCAGCGGCAATTCCCCTTCATGACGGGCGTATTGAAGCTCGAGAACGTCGTGTATTACGTGGCCGTAACGTTCTTCTTCCTGCTCGCGGCCACCAAAACGCTGGAGGCACGGCGATGGCGGTGA